One Pleurocapsa sp. PCC 7327 DNA segment encodes these proteins:
- a CDS encoding TldD/PmbA family protein, with protein sequence MVQAPAQITPTELATLAIELIRQAGCEYGDIRLCTYRNQRFSARDRSLSNLCDNVSSGFGVRVLLNGAWGFAASHRKTPEEIARIVAQAVEIAKGSHLTQQEPVRLVPVEAYRDRYITPIEIDPFDVPISQKAELLLDLTGRLLGYQEKGIKKAYSFLNFTREEKTFASTEGSLIEQTIYRSYAGFGCMAIANGDAQSRTYERSPLNLGYEHINPSDLLANVDRVAEEAIEKVHAPDGPSNTRTDLILKPTNLWLTIHESVGHPTELDRVYGYEANFAGTSFATTDKMGKLQYGAPWINFVADRTQAGGRGTMGYDDEGVKAQKWHVVKDGILVDYLTDRETAHRLGRGSSNGSAYADSWSSVPMVRIPNLGLEPGEDGDSHTATLEEMIADTKEGILIDGIGSFSIDQQRRNFQFGGDAFWKIENGKVVGMLKNVTYHSMTTDFWNSVDAIGTVSERVQCGTNLCGKGEPMQVAQMTHACVPVRVKNIQIGRNS encoded by the coding sequence ATGGTACAAGCTCCCGCACAGATTACTCCCACCGAATTAGCGACTCTGGCGATCGAACTGATTCGTCAAGCTGGTTGCGAATACGGCGATATACGTCTTTGCACCTATCGCAATCAACGCTTTAGCGCACGCGATCGCTCTCTGAGCAATCTCTGCGATAACGTCAGTTCTGGTTTTGGCGTGCGAGTCCTTCTCAACGGTGCTTGGGGTTTTGCCGCCAGTCACCGCAAAACGCCAGAAGAAATCGCTCGCATCGTTGCCCAAGCAGTAGAAATTGCTAAAGGGAGTCATCTAACCCAACAAGAACCCGTTCGCTTAGTTCCAGTAGAAGCGTACCGCGATCGCTACATCACTCCCATCGAAATCGATCCCTTTGACGTTCCGATTTCTCAAAAAGCAGAACTTCTGCTCGATCTTACAGGGCGCTTGCTCGGCTATCAAGAAAAAGGCATCAAAAAAGCCTACTCCTTTCTTAATTTCACCCGCGAAGAGAAAACCTTTGCCTCCACAGAAGGATCGCTGATCGAGCAAACCATCTATCGCAGCTATGCGGGATTTGGTTGTATGGCGATCGCCAATGGAGACGCACAAAGCCGCACCTACGAGCGATCGCCCTTAAATCTCGGTTACGAACATATTAACCCTTCAGATTTGTTGGCGAATGTAGACCGCGTGGCAGAAGAAGCGATCGAAAAAGTCCACGCACCGGATGGTCCGTCCAACACTAGAACTGACTTAATTCTCAAACCCACTAACCTATGGCTGACCATTCATGAATCCGTCGGACATCCCACCGAATTAGATCGGGTATATGGCTATGAAGCGAACTTTGCCGGAACCAGCTTTGCTACTACCGATAAAATGGGCAAGCTGCAATACGGCGCGCCTTGGATTAATTTTGTCGCCGATCGCACCCAAGCAGGCGGACGCGGTACTATGGGTTACGATGACGAAGGCGTGAAAGCACAAAAATGGCACGTCGTCAAAGATGGTATTTTAGTCGATTATCTTACCGACCGGGAAACTGCCCATCGGTTAGGTCGCGGTAGCAGCAATGGTAGTGCCTACGCCGACAGTTGGTCGAGCGTTCCGATGGTGCGCATTCCCAATTTAGGATTAGAACCAGGAGAAGATGGCGACAGTCATACGGCAACTTTAGAAGAGATGATTGCCGATACTAAAGAGGGGATTTTAATCGACGGAATTGGTAGTTTTTCCATCGATCAGCAGCGACGCAATTTTCAATTTGGTGGCGATGCTTTCTGGAAAATTGAAAATGGTAAAGTGGTAGGGATGTTAAAGAATGTCACCTATCATTCGATGACAACGGATTTTTGGAATAGCGTCGATGCGATTGGTACTGTTTCTGAAAGAGTGCAATGTGGCACGAATCTGTGCGGTAAAGGCGAACCGATGCAGGTTGCTCAGATGACTCATGCTTGCGTTCCCGTGCGAGTTAAGAATATTCAGATTGGGAGAAATTCTTAA